The following are encoded in a window of Salvelinus fontinalis isolate EN_2023a unplaced genomic scaffold, ASM2944872v1 scaffold_0364, whole genome shotgun sequence genomic DNA:
- the LOC129845764 gene encoding zinc finger protein OZF-like, producing the protein MSELKSTESPGSVCGVPAQRSSQQGPEMVSVKLEDCSQTLELNVIVKEEEERGIEEEIQVKEVDQRAVKEEVEERGVKEEHERTVEEEEGISIKEEVEERLVKAEENKKGAAQHLGAKEVDSISDPGESSNPGSDSEPSSTASGSHKQHRRRNSRQKHHHCMDCFTSFYDPEELRRHTCRPHPCSDCRGSFICPIHLKSHQQSLKIKKTYPCGQCGKRFQTPSSLKMHQLTHTGKKSYHCFQCRKTFGWSFNLKRHQKIHTGEKPFHCSQCGKSFSQTGDLKKHHRIHTGEKPFHCSECGKSFSIEANLKEHQKIHTGEKPFHCSQCGKSFSRLRELKKHQRIHTGENPYSCDQCGKSFSQTGVLKRHQLTHTGEKPFNCSQCGKDFSQSSLLKRHQLTHTGKKPHHCSHCGKSFKLEGSLQSHLRIHNGEKPHHCSQCGKAFSQAVDLKKHQRIHTGEKSFHCSQCGKTFGRSLFLKRHQRRHTGEKPFHCSQCGKTFSEKGNLKQHQRRHSGEKPYSCDQCGICFKWKQSLKEHQEAKHSAVPNSNLIMELPSWASTYLTNID; encoded by the exons ATGTCTGAACTCAAGTCCACAGAGTCCCCAGGTTCTGTATGTGGTGTTCCAGCCCAGAGAAGCTCACAGCAGGGTCCAGAGATGGTCTCAGTGAAGCTGgaggactgcagtcaaacactggaactTAATGTGAttgtcaaagaggaggaggagagaggaatcgAGGAGGAGATACAAGTAaaagaggtggatcagagagcaGTCAAAGAGGAggttgaggagagaggagtcaAAGAAGAGCATGAGAGAACagtcgaagaggaggagggtaTAAGCATCAAAGAAGAGGTGGAGGAAAGATTAGTGAAAGCAGAAGAGAACAAGAAAGGAGCTGCTCAACATCTAGGAGCTAAAGAAGTAGATAGTATCAGTGACCCAG GAGAGAGCTCCAACCCAGGTTCAGACAGTGAGCCCAGTTCCACAGCATCAGGAAGCCATAAACAACACAGACGGAGGAACTCAAGACAGAAACATCACCACTGCATGGACTGCTTCACTAGTTTCTATGATCCAGAGGAGTTGAGAAGACACACTTGTAGGCCCCACCCCTGTTCAGATTGCAGAGGCAGTTTTATTTGTCCGATTCACCTCAAATCACACCAACAAAGTCTCAAAATAAAGAAGACATACCcgtgtggtcaatgtgggaagagatttcaGACACCAAGCAGCTTGAAGATGCACCAGCTTACTCACACAGGAAAGAAGTCGTACCACTGCTTCCAGTGTAGGAAGACTTTCGGTTGGTCATTCAATTTGAAGAGACACCAgaaaatacacacaggggagaaacctttccactgctcccagtgtggaaagagcttcagtcagacaggagacctaaAGAAACACcatagaatacacacaggagagaagcctttccactgctctgagtgtgggaagagcttcagtATAGAAGCAAATCTAAAGGAGCACCAGaaaatacatacaggagagaagcctttccacTGCTCCCAATGTGGTAAAAGCTTCAGTCGGTTAAGAGAACTAAAGAAAcatcagagaatacacacaggggaaaaTCCAtacagctgtgatcagtgtgggaagagtttcagtCAAACAGGAGTCCTAAAGAGACACCAGCTAactcacacaggagaaaagcctttcaactgctcccagtgtgggaaGGATTTCAGTCAGTCATCACTTTTGAAGAGACACCAGCTAACTCACACAGGAAAGAAGCCTCACCACTGCTCTCATTGTGGGAAAAGTTTTAAATTGGAAGGAAGCCTTCAGAGTCACCTGAGAATACACAATGGAGAGAAGCCCCACCACTGCTCCCAATGTGGGAAGGCTTTCAGTCAGGCAGTAGACCTAAAGAAAcatcagagaatacacacaggggagaagtcTTTCCACTGTTCTCAGTGTGGGAAGACTTTTGGTCGGTCATTATTTTTGAAGCGACACCAGAGAAGACACACTGGGGAGAAGCCTTTCCACTGCTCACAATGTGGGAAGACCTTCAGTGAAAAAGGAAATCTAAAGCAACACCAGAGAAGACACTCGGGAGAGAAACCGtacagctgtgatcagtgtgggattTGTTTTAAATGGAAACAAAGCCTGAAGGAACATCAGGAGGCAAAGCACAGTGCAGTGCCCAACTCTAACCTTATAATGGAGTTGCCAAGCTGGGCATCTACATATCTAACTAATATTGACTGA
- the LOC129845769 gene encoding gastrula zinc finger protein XlCGF26.1-like, whose product MSELKSTESLGSGGGVPAQRSSQQSPEMVSLKLEDCSQTLELNVIVKEEWEEEIQVKEVDQRAVNEEVEERGVKEEVEMAVKEEHERTVEEEVEEERAGKEEQGERAVKEEEQGEREVKEEEENREVSAPDLEEEEEEVDSITDPGESYNPVSDSEPSSTASGNHKQHRRRNSRQKHHHCMDCFTSFYEPEELRRHTCRPHPCSDCRGSLICPTHLIPHKKTLKRKKMNSCGQCGKSFRTPSSLKTHQLTHKGKKSYHCSQCSKKFCRVDALKSHQRIHTGEKPFHCSQCGKTFGSSFNLKRHQKIHTGEKPFHCSHCGKSFSDEESRNKHQRIHTRDKTFHCSECGKSFSKGGNLKEHQKIHTGEKPFSCDQCGKSFSQTGVLKRHQLTHTGEKTFNCSQCGKGFSQSKLLKGHQLTHTGKKLHHCSHCGKSFKLEGSLQSHQRIHSGEKTHHCSQCGKSYSWVRDLKKHQRVHKAEKPFHCSQCGKRFNEKGNLKQHQRRHSGEKPYSCDQCGNCFKWKQSLKEHQKAKHSAVPDHGLIIVLPSWASTYLINIDTNQISIEPF is encoded by the exons ATGTCTGAACTCAAGTCCACAGAGTCCCTGGGTTCTGGCGGTGGTGTTCCAGCCCAGAGAAGCTCACAGCAGAGTCCAGAGATGGTGTCattgaagctggaagactgcagtcaaacactggaactCAATGTGATTGTcaaagaggaatgggaggaggaGATACAAGTAAAAGAGGTTGATCAGAGAGCAGTCAACGAGGAggttgaggagagaggagtcaAAGAGGAAGTAGAGATGGCAGTCAAAGAAGAGCATGAGAGAACAGTCGAAGAAGAAGTGGAGGAGGAGCGAGCAGGCAAagaagagcagggggagagagcggTCAAAGAagaagagcagggggagagggaagtcaaagaagaagaggagaacaGGGAAGTGTCTGCTCCAGatctagaggaagaggaggaagaagtagATAGTATCACTGACCCAG GAGAGAGCTACAACCCAGTTTCAGACAGTGAGCCCAGTTCCACAGCATCAGGAAACCATAAACAACACAGACGGAGGAACTCAAGACAGAAACATCACCACTGCATGGACTGCTTCACTAGTTTCTATGAGCCAGAGGAGTTGAGAAGGCACACTTGTAGGCCCCACCCCTGTTCAGATTgcagaggcagtttaatttgtccAACTCACCTCATACCACACAAAAAGACCCTCAAAAGAAAGAAAATGAACTcgtgtggtcaatgtgggaagagttttcggACCCCAAGCAGCTTGAAGACACACCAGCTTACTCACAAAGGAAAGAAGtcgtaccactgctcccagtgtagtAAGAAGTTCTGTCGCGTAGACGCCTTAAAGTctcaccagagaatacacacaggggagaagcctttccactgctcccagtgtgggaaGACTTTTGGTTCGTCATTCAATTTGAAGCGACACCAgaaaatacacacaggggagaagcctttccactgctcccattgtgggaagagcttcagtGATGAAGAAAGTCGAAATAAACACCAAAGAATACACACAAGAGATAAGACTTTCCACTGCTCTGAATGTGGAAAGAGCTTCAGTAAGGGAGGAAATCTAAAGgaacatcagaaaatacacacaggggagaagccattcagctgtgatcagtgtgggaagagtttcagtCAAACAGGAGTCCTAAAGAGACATCAGCTAACTCACACAGGAGAAAAAACATTcaactgctcccagtgtgggaaGGGTTTCAGTCAGTCAAAACTTCTGAAGGGACACCAGCTAACGCACACAGGAAAGAAGCTTCACCACTGCTCTCACTGCGGAAAGAGTTTTAAATTGGAAGGAAGCCTTCAGAGTCATCAGAGAATACACAGTGGAGAGAAGACCCACCACTGCTCCCAATGTGGGAAGAGCTACAGTTGGGTAAGAGACCTAAAGAAACATCAGAGAGTACACAAAGCGGAGAAGCCTTTCCACTGTTCCCAATGTGGGAAGCGCTTCAACGAGAAAGGAAATCTAAAGCAACACCAGAGAAGACactcaggagagaaaccatacagctgtgatcagtgtggaaaTTGTTTTAAATGGAAACAAAGCCTGAAGGAACATCAGAAGGCAAAGCACAGTGCAGTGCCAGACCATGGCCTTATAATTGTGTTGCCAAGCTGGGCATCTACATATCTAATTAATATTGACACTAACCAGATTTCCATCGAACCTTTTTAG